One stretch of Roseimicrobium sp. ORNL1 DNA includes these proteins:
- a CDS encoding SIS domain-containing protein: MPSSSPALRFLEASERLLARARSQESQIQQAADWFAETILKGQMVHVFASGHSRIMVEEMWPRYGSFPGFNPIVELSLTFHNLVVGANGQRQAMFLENVSGFAARILRNFALQEGDCALVISSSGCNVVPVEIAEEFQKRGVRVVALISQEHSDASTSRHRDGKKLQDFADLVLDTGAPVGDAMVKIDNLDTPVAPGSTVGGCLIINAIKAEVAERLTKAGHPPKVLTAGAVCGAEKATALFEAAYDEHARRISRYYAGL; this comes from the coding sequence ATGCCGTCTTCCTCCCCCGCCCTCCGTTTTCTCGAAGCTTCCGAACGCCTCCTCGCCCGCGCCCGCTCCCAGGAATCCCAGATCCAGCAGGCCGCGGACTGGTTCGCCGAGACCATTCTGAAGGGGCAGATGGTGCACGTCTTCGCCAGCGGTCACAGCCGCATCATGGTGGAGGAAATGTGGCCCCGCTACGGCTCCTTCCCGGGGTTCAATCCCATCGTGGAACTATCCCTCACCTTCCACAACCTCGTGGTCGGCGCGAACGGCCAGCGGCAGGCCATGTTCCTGGAAAACGTGAGCGGCTTCGCGGCGCGCATCCTGAGGAACTTCGCCCTGCAGGAGGGTGACTGCGCCCTAGTCATTTCCAGCAGTGGCTGCAATGTCGTGCCCGTGGAAATCGCAGAGGAGTTTCAGAAACGCGGCGTGCGTGTGGTCGCTCTCATCAGCCAGGAACACAGCGACGCCAGCACCAGCCGCCATCGCGATGGCAAGAAGCTGCAGGACTTCGCCGACCTCGTGCTCGACACCGGCGCGCCAGTTGGAGACGCTATGGTGAAAATCGACAACCTCGATACGCCCGTCGCTCCGGGATCCACCGTGGGTGGCTGCCTGATCATCAATGCCATCAAGGCCGAAGTCGCCGAGCGTCTCACCAAGGCCGGACACCCTCCCAAGGTCCTCACCGCCGGAGCCGTCTGCGGCGCGGAGAAAGCCACCGCCCTCTTCGAAGCCGCCTACGACGAACACGCCCGCCGCATCAGCCGTTACTACGCCGGCCTCTAA
- a CDS encoding c-type cytochrome domain-containing protein, with protein MLPRLPLATLLVTLTLAPCLGLGAKDFDKDVKPILKEHCYECHSETAKKEKAGFVFDNKTRLKKDIGVNMLIEPGDPASSHFLEIIANPDAKNHMPPKGNLSTKEIATLREWISLGAPLDKDSPKVAAKKELPPIMTWTNAEGRKIRAGFGGIEGENVILKMPNGQRVSYPIANLSAESQAQAKDAAAP; from the coding sequence ATGCTCCCCCGCCTCCCCCTTGCCACCCTCCTAGTGACCCTGACCCTCGCGCCCTGCCTGGGCCTGGGAGCAAAGGATTTCGACAAGGACGTGAAGCCCATCCTGAAGGAGCACTGCTACGAGTGCCACAGCGAGACAGCCAAGAAGGAGAAGGCTGGCTTCGTCTTCGACAACAAGACCCGCCTGAAGAAGGACATCGGGGTCAATATGCTCATCGAGCCCGGCGATCCCGCCTCCAGTCATTTCTTGGAAATCATCGCGAACCCAGACGCGAAGAACCACATGCCCCCCAAGGGGAATCTCAGTACCAAGGAGATAGCCACCCTCCGCGAGTGGATCTCCCTCGGCGCCCCCCTGGACAAGGACTCACCCAAAGTTGCCGCGAAGAAAGAGCTGCCGCCCATCATGACCTGGACCAATGCCGAGGGCCGGAAGATCCGTGCGGGGTTCGGTGGCATCGAAGGAGAGAACGTCATCCTCAAGATGCCCAACGGCCAGCGCGTCAGCTACCCCATCGCCAACCTCTCCGCCGAGAGCCAGGCTCAGGCGAAAGACGCGGCAGCGCCTTAA
- the dnaE gene encoding DNA polymerase III subunit alpha — protein MPESFVHLHLHTEYSMLDGAVRIPDLMKRVKELGMTAVAMTDHGNLFGAIEFYQASQKAGIKAIIGCEIYLAPGNMEDKKEVTGRKRSSHLTLLAETNEGYANLVKLVTSGHLEGLYQGEPRVDKKLLAKHAKGLICLSGCLNGEINEFILSDREDEARKSVVELRDIFGADNFFLEMHNHGSSQQHTCMVKLAAFAKEFGLKTVAANDVHFLNKEDHEAHDVMICIGEGANVHDEKRKHYSPEVYLKTAEQMYELFEGYEDACRNTLEIAERCNVTMKLDSASIEKYPQFQPPNGIDRNDYLRDLSLKGLATRYGAERAENDTALRERLDYELGIMSKMNFTSYFLIVWDFINWAKEHGIPVGPGRGSAAGSLVAYCLGITDICPLQFGLIFERFLNPERKSPPDVDIDFCQTRRPEVIDYVRHHYGLRSVSHIITFGTMGAKSVIRDVGRVLGMSYGDADRISKMIPAELNITLEDAVEKNPELKKAIAEESATQQLWQYATFLEGMTRNAGIHAAGIVIGDQPLDNFIPLTLGAAEEVVAQFAMGPLTDVGMLKMDFLGLKTLSVIHDAVQFVRLRFPDFKVEDVPLDDLNTYKLLHKGETVAVFQMESGGMSSTCKQLEPDRIEEIIALLALYRPGPMDLIPDFIKRKKGEQKVEYLHPLLEDVSKETYGILIYQEQVQKAANLLAGYTLGAADELRRAMGKKDEKKMAQQRAIFVEGCGKTVGISDRKANDIFDLLAKFAGYGFNKSHSAAYGIVTYRTAFLKANYPVEFMAAVLSYEVNNTDKISSFVSECQRMGMTILPPDVNKSALKFAPECMGDSTVPEAIRFGLSAVKNVGEGAMSQAVEERKKNGPYKSLEDFCQRLDSRAINKRLMEALIKVGAFDFTKEDRAAMFARIDQVLSAAASRQKERRAGVVSLFGDDDMGTTRNTVAAAQKPKPWTKEEVMAFEKELLGFFVSGHPLDRYRYVFEKDNVTRVMDLQEMKQEKQKVFCAGTIERLEIKFTKKDNRAFATFALEDFTGSVECIAWNDTYEKFKELMVSGAAVGIRARTEKDNRSDAIRLTAQEIKPLKPAKEPKEGAKPKNGNGNGNGKVQTNGTLVLRLNSAEHSEQDLDEIFGIIKAHPGNTKVQFRIAVASGREAVLNAGKEYSVELSDEVREELQEWVG, from the coding sequence ATGCCTGAATCCTTCGTTCATCTTCATTTGCATACGGAATACTCGATGCTCGATGGGGCGGTGAGGATTCCGGACCTGATGAAGCGGGTCAAGGAGCTCGGCATGACCGCCGTGGCCATGACGGACCACGGCAATCTCTTCGGCGCCATTGAGTTCTACCAGGCCTCCCAGAAGGCGGGTATCAAGGCCATCATTGGCTGTGAAATCTACCTGGCCCCCGGGAACATGGAGGACAAGAAGGAGGTGACAGGGCGGAAGCGCTCCTCCCACCTGACTCTGCTGGCGGAGACTAATGAAGGGTATGCCAACCTGGTGAAGCTGGTGACCAGCGGCCACCTCGAGGGTCTGTACCAGGGCGAGCCGCGTGTGGACAAGAAGCTCCTGGCCAAGCACGCCAAGGGACTCATCTGCCTGAGCGGTTGCCTGAATGGCGAGATCAATGAATTCATCCTCTCCGATCGTGAGGATGAGGCGCGCAAGAGCGTGGTGGAACTCCGCGACATCTTCGGCGCCGATAATTTCTTCCTGGAGATGCACAATCACGGCAGCTCCCAGCAGCATACGTGCATGGTGAAGCTGGCGGCGTTCGCGAAGGAATTCGGCCTGAAGACCGTGGCCGCGAATGATGTGCACTTCCTGAACAAGGAGGACCACGAGGCGCACGACGTGATGATTTGCATTGGCGAAGGCGCCAACGTGCATGACGAGAAACGAAAGCACTACTCCCCAGAGGTCTATCTGAAGACGGCGGAGCAGATGTACGAGCTCTTCGAGGGCTATGAGGATGCGTGCCGTAACACGCTGGAGATCGCGGAACGCTGCAACGTGACCATGAAGCTCGACTCCGCGAGCATCGAGAAGTACCCGCAGTTCCAGCCCCCGAACGGGATCGACCGGAATGACTACCTGCGTGATCTGAGCCTCAAGGGGCTGGCGACGCGCTATGGCGCGGAACGTGCCGAGAACGACACCGCGCTGCGTGAGCGCCTGGACTACGAGCTGGGCATCATGTCGAAGATGAACTTCACCAGCTACTTCCTGATCGTCTGGGATTTCATCAATTGGGCGAAGGAGCACGGCATTCCCGTCGGGCCGGGTCGTGGATCGGCGGCAGGTTCGCTCGTCGCGTATTGCCTGGGCATCACGGACATCTGCCCGCTGCAGTTTGGATTGATCTTCGAGCGCTTCCTGAATCCCGAACGTAAGTCTCCGCCTGACGTCGACATCGACTTCTGCCAGACGCGGCGTCCGGAAGTGATCGACTATGTGCGGCATCATTATGGTCTGCGCAGCGTGAGCCACATCATCACCTTCGGCACCATGGGTGCGAAGAGCGTCATCCGCGACGTGGGTCGTGTGCTGGGCATGAGCTACGGGGATGCAGACCGCATTTCCAAGATGATTCCCGCCGAGCTGAACATCACGCTCGAGGATGCGGTGGAGAAGAATCCCGAGCTGAAGAAGGCCATCGCGGAGGAATCCGCCACGCAACAGCTCTGGCAGTACGCCACCTTCCTGGAAGGGATGACGCGCAACGCCGGCATCCACGCGGCGGGCATCGTTATCGGCGACCAGCCGCTGGACAATTTCATCCCGCTGACGCTTGGCGCCGCGGAGGAAGTTGTGGCCCAGTTCGCCATGGGCCCGCTCACGGATGTGGGCATGTTGAAGATGGACTTCCTGGGGCTGAAGACCCTCAGCGTGATCCATGACGCAGTGCAGTTCGTGCGCTTGCGATTCCCGGACTTCAAAGTCGAGGATGTCCCGCTCGACGACCTGAATACCTACAAACTGCTGCACAAGGGCGAAACGGTCGCCGTGTTCCAGATGGAATCTGGCGGTATGTCCAGCACGTGCAAACAGCTCGAGCCGGACCGCATTGAGGAAATCATCGCCTTGCTCGCGCTCTATCGTCCGGGCCCGATGGACCTCATCCCGGACTTCATCAAGCGTAAGAAGGGTGAGCAGAAGGTGGAGTATCTTCATCCGCTGCTGGAGGACGTCAGCAAGGAGACATACGGCATTCTCATCTACCAGGAGCAGGTGCAGAAGGCGGCCAACCTCCTTGCGGGCTACACCCTCGGCGCTGCGGATGAACTGCGCCGCGCCATGGGTAAGAAGGATGAGAAGAAGATGGCCCAGCAGCGCGCCATCTTCGTGGAGGGCTGTGGCAAGACGGTCGGCATCAGCGATCGCAAGGCCAATGACATCTTCGACCTCCTGGCCAAGTTCGCGGGATACGGCTTCAACAAGTCGCACTCCGCCGCGTACGGCATCGTGACGTACCGCACCGCCTTCCTGAAGGCGAACTACCCTGTGGAGTTCATGGCGGCGGTGCTGTCCTATGAAGTCAACAACACGGACAAGATCTCCAGCTTCGTCTCCGAGTGCCAGCGCATGGGCATGACCATCCTGCCGCCGGATGTGAACAAGAGTGCGCTGAAGTTCGCCCCCGAGTGCATGGGCGACAGCACCGTGCCGGAGGCCATCCGCTTCGGTCTTTCCGCGGTGAAGAACGTGGGTGAAGGCGCCATGTCCCAGGCAGTGGAAGAGCGCAAGAAGAACGGACCCTACAAGAGCCTGGAGGATTTCTGCCAGCGGCTCGATTCGCGTGCGATCAACAAGCGCCTCATGGAAGCGCTCATCAAGGTGGGTGCGTTTGACTTCACCAAGGAAGACCGTGCGGCGATGTTCGCTCGCATCGACCAGGTGCTCTCCGCGGCTGCTTCACGCCAGAAGGAACGCCGTGCCGGTGTGGTGAGCCTTTTCGGTGACGACGACATGGGCACCACCCGCAACACCGTGGCGGCGGCGCAGAAGCCGAAGCCGTGGACGAAGGAAGAGGTGATGGCGTTTGAGAAGGAGTTGCTGGGTTTCTTTGTCTCCGGTCACCCGCTCGACAGGTACCGCTACGTCTTTGAGAAAGACAACGTGACGCGCGTCATGGACCTGCAGGAGATGAAGCAAGAGAAACAGAAGGTCTTCTGCGCGGGCACGATTGAGCGTCTGGAAATCAAGTTTACCAAGAAGGACAACCGCGCCTTCGCCACCTTCGCCTTGGAAGACTTCACCGGCTCGGTGGAGTGCATTGCGTGGAATGACACGTACGAGAAATTCAAGGAGTTGATGGTCTCTGGTGCCGCTGTGGGCATCCGTGCGCGCACGGAGAAGGATAATCGGAGC
- a CDS encoding DUF4304 domain-containing protein, whose amino-acid sequence MNFTELLRTAHHELEPSLIEAGFRRVSGAVWNRCKGDELSVVHLQKHSVEESFCVNLGIHYAFLPKEGSLSTFDGGQIEAPECVLHLRLTENPAAKDQWWPIADSSLHQIIDLVGTRGLPIFDMYRLDGPIGKIDGKSIENGDFGPLAPMTRIRACFLLARIHERMGNRDKCVEIAAIGLKHAGMAVGPQKALKDILKRLGKNF is encoded by the coding sequence ATGAACTTCACGGAACTGCTGAGAACTGCGCACCATGAACTGGAACCTTCCCTCATTGAAGCAGGCTTCCGACGGGTTTCCGGTGCAGTATGGAATCGCTGCAAAGGGGATGAACTGAGCGTTGTCCATCTCCAAAAGCACAGCGTGGAGGAGTCATTCTGCGTGAATCTGGGAATTCACTATGCCTTTCTGCCCAAGGAAGGATCACTTAGCACCTTTGATGGTGGCCAAATTGAAGCTCCGGAATGCGTATTGCACCTGCGTTTGACGGAAAACCCCGCTGCGAAGGACCAGTGGTGGCCTATTGCCGATTCGAGCCTGCATCAAATCATCGATCTTGTGGGTACCAGGGGCTTGCCTATTTTTGATATGTATCGGCTTGATGGACCGATCGGGAAGATAGACGGCAAGAGCATTGAGAATGGGGACTTTGGCCCCTTGGCTCCGATGACCAGAATCAGAGCCTGTTTTCTCCTCGCTCGTATTCATGAGCGAATGGGGAATCGAGACAAATGCGTCGAGATTGCCGCAATTGGGCTGAAGCATGCCGGAATGGCTGTTGGCCCCCAAAAAGCTCTGAAGGACATTTTGAAGCGTTTGGGCAAAAACTTCTAG
- a CDS encoding SMI1/KNR4 family protein — translation MNTDIKKIEYVARLQPAPASDSEIEGFQRNIPFPLSPTFVTYCLTQNGGIPLEKNNLFIPSKRHAQYWNMCGRRFINSAGQFDVNCLYGLTVDERCSILRWTENARRVRRLPDLFWVVASDGVGLEAVSQLTTGNDAVYLWEPNIEPHLFQMTDSLLEFYNSLEPETFEE, via the coding sequence ATGAATACTGACATCAAAAAAATCGAGTATGTGGCACGGTTGCAACCTGCACCTGCCAGCGATTCCGAAATCGAGGGCTTCCAGAGAAACATCCCTTTTCCACTTTCGCCGACGTTTGTCACCTACTGCCTCACCCAGAACGGGGGCATTCCATTGGAAAAGAACAATTTGTTCATTCCCTCAAAACGCCATGCTCAGTATTGGAACATGTGCGGACGAAGGTTCATCAACTCTGCAGGTCAGTTTGACGTGAATTGTCTCTATGGATTGACGGTGGACGAGAGGTGTTCGATTCTTCGTTGGACCGAGAACGCCAGGCGGGTGCGGCGACTTCCGGATTTGTTTTGGGTGGTTGCGAGCGATGGTGTGGGACTCGAAGCGGTGAGCCAACTCACCACTGGCAATGACGCGGTGTATCTGTGGGAGCCGAATATCGAACCGCATTTGTTTCAGATGACAGACTCACTGCTCGAGTTCTACAACTCGCTGGAACCGGAGACTTTTGAGGAGTGA
- a CDS encoding VC0807 family protein: MTQAPASVSAAAHKPPNPLLEIVLTIILPSVVLDKLSTTERLGPLWALVVSLLFPIGFGIWCFIQKKGWNLFSVLGFVTILITGGLGLLKLPAFWFAVKESAMPIVIGLAFPLSHRFGKPLINALIMQPHVMNLEAMKAALNSPQRQAEYKHVLFRASCELGLGMLLSSVANFFLAMYLLEGKAPATEEFMKGIAKLNWMSMIVIGVPMMVIMLVVFFRLLKHLQRITGLERDDLMNPGTTVRRQVGG, translated from the coding sequence GTGACCCAAGCCCCCGCCTCTGTTTCCGCTGCCGCGCACAAGCCGCCGAATCCTCTTCTGGAGATTGTCCTCACGATCATCCTGCCTTCAGTGGTGCTGGACAAGCTGAGCACGACTGAGCGGCTCGGTCCCCTGTGGGCGCTGGTGGTGAGCCTGCTGTTCCCGATTGGCTTCGGCATCTGGTGCTTCATCCAGAAGAAGGGGTGGAATCTCTTCTCCGTGCTCGGCTTTGTGACCATTCTGATCACCGGCGGCCTGGGGCTGCTGAAGCTGCCTGCTTTCTGGTTTGCGGTGAAGGAGAGTGCCATGCCCATCGTCATTGGCCTGGCGTTTCCGTTGAGTCATCGCTTTGGGAAGCCGCTCATCAATGCGCTGATCATGCAGCCGCATGTGATGAATCTGGAGGCAATGAAAGCCGCGCTCAATTCGCCGCAGCGTCAGGCGGAGTATAAGCATGTGCTGTTCCGAGCTTCGTGCGAGTTGGGCCTGGGCATGCTGCTGAGCTCGGTGGCGAATTTTTTCCTCGCGATGTACCTCCTGGAAGGCAAGGCACCTGCGACCGAGGAATTCATGAAAGGCATCGCCAAGCTGAATTGGATGAGCATGATCGTCATCGGCGTGCCCATGATGGTGATCATGCTGGTGGTGTTCTTCCGCCTGCTGAAGCACCTGCAGCGCATCACCGGACTCGAGCGGGATGATTTGATGAATCCCGGGACGACGGTGAGAAGGCAGGTGGGTGGGTAA
- a CDS encoding phosphoglycerate kinase, whose protein sequence is MPKKTIRDIDISGKRVLVRVDFNVPLEEKDGAMVVTDDTRIKETLPTLNYLIEKGARVILASHLGRPKGQRDPKQSLKPAVATLSDLLGKPVAFADDCIGDDAKSKALALKDGEVLVLENVRFHAGEEKNDAALAKSLSELAEVYVNDAFGSAHRAHSSTAGVADYLPAVSGLLMEKELTYLHDELENPERPFVVILGGAKVNDKIEVINRLLDKADTIIIGGGMAYTFRKLVQGISIGKSLYKPDWEPIAQAAIDKAKKNGVKLLIPVDALITDAFDFDAKKLGTTKYTGVNESIPDGWEGVDIGPESVKLFSEEIAKAKTVVWNGPMGVFEIKASAKGSFDIAEAVAANSSAKTIIGGGDSVKAVKKAGVADKVTFISTGGGASLELLEGKELPGVAALQDK, encoded by the coding sequence ATGCCCAAGAAGACCATCCGCGACATCGACATTTCTGGCAAGCGCGTCCTCGTTCGTGTGGACTTCAATGTGCCGCTCGAAGAGAAAGACGGCGCCATGGTGGTTACGGACGACACCCGCATCAAGGAGACGCTCCCCACCCTGAACTACCTCATCGAGAAGGGCGCACGTGTCATCCTCGCCAGCCACCTTGGCCGCCCGAAGGGCCAGCGTGATCCTAAACAATCCCTCAAGCCCGCTGTCGCCACGCTCTCCGACCTCCTCGGCAAGCCCGTCGCCTTCGCGGACGACTGCATCGGCGACGACGCCAAGTCCAAGGCGCTCGCCCTCAAGGACGGCGAAGTGCTGGTGCTGGAAAACGTGCGCTTCCACGCTGGAGAAGAGAAGAACGACGCCGCCCTGGCCAAGTCCCTCTCCGAGCTCGCCGAAGTGTATGTGAATGACGCCTTCGGCTCCGCTCACCGCGCCCACAGCTCCACCGCCGGTGTGGCTGACTACCTTCCCGCCGTCTCCGGTCTCCTCATGGAGAAGGAACTGACCTACCTGCACGACGAGCTGGAAAACCCCGAGCGTCCCTTCGTGGTCATCCTCGGCGGCGCCAAGGTGAACGACAAGATCGAGGTCATCAACCGCCTGCTCGACAAGGCGGACACCATCATCATCGGCGGCGGTATGGCCTACACCTTCCGCAAGCTGGTGCAAGGCATCTCCATCGGTAAGAGCCTGTACAAGCCTGATTGGGAACCGATCGCACAGGCCGCCATCGACAAGGCGAAGAAGAACGGAGTGAAGCTCCTCATCCCCGTGGACGCCCTTATCACGGATGCCTTCGACTTCGACGCGAAGAAGCTCGGCACCACCAAGTACACCGGCGTGAACGAAAGCATCCCAGACGGCTGGGAAGGCGTGGACATCGGTCCGGAATCCGTGAAGCTCTTCTCTGAAGAAATTGCCAAGGCCAAGACCGTCGTGTGGAACGGCCCCATGGGCGTGTTCGAAATCAAGGCTTCCGCCAAGGGTTCCTTCGACATCGCCGAGGCCGTGGCCGCAAATTCCAGCGCCAAGACCATCATCGGCGGCGGCGACAGCGTGAAGGCCGTGAAAAAGGCCGGCGTGGCGGACAAGGTCACTTTCATCTCAACCGGCGGCGGGGCGAGCCTCGAATTGTTGGAGGGGAAAGAACTGCCCGGAGTTGCCGCTTTGCAGGACAAATAA
- the tpiA gene encoding triose-phosphate isomerase, producing the protein MLPVFRKPIVAANWKMNNPPAETEKFLRSFLRVLPEKTGVQVVIVPPYISLPKAQELIQGGRSETVELGAQNMSQHAGGAYTGEISAVMLKECGVRHVIVGHSERRAMYGETNAIVNAKLLAALEARIHPILCVGETLEERDAGKIEQVLESQTRESLATVGSRRLLDVVIAYEPVWAIGTGRTASPEQAQEAHAFIRKVLGEMFDEDTARKIRIQYGGSVKPSNMAELISQPDVDGALVGGASLESGSFYEIVKACSNHVTEPRGA; encoded by the coding sequence ATGCTCCCCGTATTCCGTAAACCGATTGTCGCCGCCAACTGGAAGATGAACAACCCTCCGGCCGAGACGGAGAAGTTCCTGCGTTCGTTTCTTCGCGTCCTTCCTGAGAAGACGGGTGTGCAGGTGGTGATTGTGCCGCCCTACATCTCCCTGCCGAAGGCACAGGAGCTCATCCAGGGTGGCCGCTCGGAGACGGTGGAACTGGGCGCACAGAACATGAGCCAGCACGCCGGTGGCGCCTACACGGGCGAAATCAGCGCGGTGATGCTCAAGGAGTGTGGCGTGCGCCACGTCATCGTCGGCCACAGCGAGCGCCGCGCCATGTATGGCGAGACGAACGCCATCGTGAACGCCAAGCTTCTGGCCGCCCTTGAAGCACGCATCCACCCCATCCTCTGCGTGGGTGAGACGCTTGAAGAACGCGATGCCGGCAAGATTGAGCAAGTGCTCGAGTCCCAGACCCGCGAAAGCCTCGCCACCGTGGGCTCCCGCCGCCTGCTGGACGTGGTCATCGCCTACGAGCCCGTCTGGGCTATCGGCACCGGTCGTACCGCCTCCCCCGAGCAGGCACAGGAGGCACACGCCTTCATCCGCAAGGTCCTCGGCGAGATGTTCGACGAAGACACCGCCCGCAAGATCCGCATCCAGTATGGCGGCAGCGTGAAGCCCAGCAACATGGCTGAGCTCATCTCCCAGCCCGACGTGGACGGCGCCCTCGTGGGCGGCGCCAGCCTGGAGAGCGGCAGCTTCTACGAAATCGTGAAGGCCTGCAGCAATCACGTGACCGAGCCCCGCGGCGCGTAA
- a CDS encoding methionine synthase → MKDKPLRTSVIGSYPFPGWLEFSSQHLDKFGSEDIKEIQDDAARVAIGDQLDAGLDVITDGEQTRFDFNLSFYGFIEGIALEPASPRRFGPPAHDQRGKHAIVGSLAAPRGLGAVEEFERLRRLAPKGVPLKVSVPGPYTLSGRLATNDQYKDRFAITQALLPLVRKEIEDLVRAGCKEICVDEPSMSCYGYKEDTRRFVSIFNNTVEPARGRSRICTHLCFGNFKGHPVGWRKYAPLFPAFLDLHADEVHVEMANREYAELDVIKPMAEKYDVAVGVIDVKSYHIETPEQVADAVRASLKFASADRLVFAPDCGLSQTARWAAKKKLANMVAGVEMVRKEL, encoded by the coding sequence ATGAAAGACAAGCCTCTCCGCACCTCCGTTATTGGCAGCTACCCCTTCCCCGGCTGGCTCGAGTTTTCCTCACAGCACCTCGACAAGTTCGGCTCGGAGGACATCAAGGAGATTCAAGACGATGCCGCACGCGTGGCCATCGGCGACCAGCTCGATGCCGGCCTCGATGTGATCACGGATGGAGAGCAGACGCGTTTTGACTTCAATCTCTCCTTCTACGGTTTCATCGAGGGCATCGCGCTGGAGCCCGCCAGCCCGCGCCGCTTTGGCCCGCCCGCGCATGACCAGCGTGGGAAGCACGCCATCGTCGGCAGTCTGGCAGCCCCACGCGGACTCGGAGCCGTGGAGGAGTTTGAGCGCCTGCGCCGCCTCGCGCCGAAGGGCGTGCCGCTCAAGGTGTCTGTACCCGGGCCCTACACACTCTCCGGTCGCCTGGCCACGAATGATCAGTACAAGGATCGCTTCGCCATCACCCAGGCCTTGCTGCCGCTGGTGCGCAAGGAAATCGAAGACCTCGTGCGCGCCGGCTGCAAGGAAATCTGTGTGGATGAGCCCAGCATGAGCTGCTACGGCTACAAGGAGGACACGCGCCGCTTTGTCAGCATTTTCAACAACACCGTGGAACCCGCACGCGGCAGGTCACGCATCTGCACCCACCTGTGCTTCGGCAACTTCAAGGGCCACCCCGTAGGCTGGCGCAAGTACGCGCCGCTCTTCCCCGCTTTCCTCGATCTGCACGCCGATGAAGTGCACGTGGAAATGGCGAACCGCGAATACGCCGAGCTCGACGTCATCAAGCCCATGGCAGAAAAATATGACGTCGCCGTGGGGGTGATCGACGTGAAGAGCTACCACATCGAAACACCCGAGCAGGTCGCCGATGCCGTGCGCGCCTCATTGAAGTTCGCCTCCGCCGATCGCCTTGTCTTCGCTCCCGACTGCGGTCTGAGCCAGACCGCCCGCTGGGCCGCGAAGAAGAAACTCGCGAACATGGTGGCAGGTGTGGAGATGGTGCGGAAGGAGCTGTGA
- a CDS encoding MBL fold metallo-hydrolase yields MLIKPVLQNGALLADIHNASNGGDRLHLWWLGQSGFLLKCAGEFLLLDPYLSDSLTKKYAKSDKPHVRMTDLCISPEKLDMVGVVTSSHQHTDHFDEETLRPLAKASGGIKLVLPEANLPQARKRLPDSGIEYLAINDGQSLTVNGWEFTGVAAAHNLVDRDSQGRCQYLGFIIRRNGITIYHSGDTKWHDGLIEPLRHARCDLMLLPINGDKPERRVAGNLNGTEAAALAKACDAGLVVPCHYEMFKFNTDTTDEFVAACTRLGQAHHLMRCGSRLTVGGR; encoded by the coding sequence ATGCTCATCAAACCCGTGCTGCAGAACGGCGCCCTGCTCGCCGACATTCACAACGCCTCCAATGGTGGCGACCGCCTGCATCTCTGGTGGCTGGGGCAGAGTGGTTTCCTGCTGAAGTGCGCGGGTGAATTCCTCCTGCTGGATCCCTACCTCTCCGACTCTCTCACGAAGAAGTACGCAAAGTCGGACAAACCCCATGTCCGCATGACGGACCTGTGCATCTCCCCGGAGAAGCTGGACATGGTGGGCGTGGTCACCAGCAGCCACCAGCACACCGACCACTTCGATGAAGAAACACTCCGCCCGCTGGCCAAGGCGAGCGGCGGCATCAAGCTCGTGCTGCCGGAGGCCAACCTGCCTCAGGCCCGCAAGCGCCTGCCGGACTCTGGCATCGAGTATCTTGCCATCAATGACGGGCAATCCCTCACCGTGAACGGTTGGGAATTCACCGGTGTGGCCGCGGCACACAACCTGGTCGACCGCGACTCCCAGGGGCGCTGTCAGTACCTCGGCTTCATCATCCGGCGCAACGGCATCACCATCTACCACAGTGGCGACACGAAGTGGCACGACGGCCTCATCGAGCCCCTGCGCCACGCCCGCTGCGATCTCATGCTCCTGCCCATCAACGGCGACAAACCGGAGCGCCGAGTGGCCGGCAATCTCAACGGCACCGAAGCCGCCGCCCTCGCGAAGGCCTGCGACGCCGGACTGGTGGTCCCCTGCCACTACGAGATGTTCAAGTTCAACACGGACACCACGGACGAATTCGTGGCCGCCTGCACCCGCCTCGGCCAGGCCCACCACCTCATGCGCTGCGGCAGCCGACTGACGGTGGGCGGCCGTTAG